One window of Nocardioides dongkuii genomic DNA carries:
- the gabT gene encoding 4-aminobutyrate--2-oxoglutarate transaminase: protein MTSIPATGGPALPQERRLVTAIPGPASLARLERKKAHVADGVGTTLPVFVVAAGGGVLLDVDGNSLIDLGSGIAVTTVGNSSTEVVRRVTEQAAAFTHTCFMVTPYDGYVDVCEQLAELTPGDHAKKSALFNSGAEAVENAVKIARVATGRDAVVVFDHAYHGRTNLTMAMTAKNMPYKHGFGPFAGEVYRAPMSYPFRDGLSGEEAAARAIDVIEKQVGATNVACVVIEPVLGEGGFVVPAPGFLPALAAWCRTNDVVLVADEIQSGFCRTGDWFACDDEGVVPDLVTTAKGIAGGLPLAGVTGRADLMDSVHVGGLGGTYGGNPIACAAALGAIEEMRGQDLPGRARAVGELMRSRLEKLQAEHPVIGDLRGRGAMMAIELCHPGTLDPDPVRTAAVSAYCHQQGVVTLTCGTWGNVFRFLPPLSISDALLDEAFDVVAEAFAATA from the coding sequence ATGACCTCGATCCCCGCCACCGGCGGCCCGGCTCTCCCGCAGGAGCGCCGGCTCGTCACCGCGATCCCCGGCCCCGCCTCGCTCGCGCGGCTGGAGCGCAAGAAGGCCCACGTCGCCGACGGCGTCGGCACCACCCTGCCGGTCTTCGTGGTCGCGGCCGGCGGCGGCGTGCTGCTCGACGTCGACGGCAACTCGCTGATCGACCTCGGCTCGGGCATCGCGGTCACCACGGTCGGCAACAGCTCCACCGAGGTGGTCCGCCGGGTCACCGAGCAGGCGGCCGCGTTCACCCACACCTGCTTCATGGTCACGCCGTACGACGGGTACGTCGACGTCTGCGAGCAGCTCGCCGAGCTCACGCCCGGCGACCACGCGAAGAAGAGCGCGCTGTTCAACTCCGGCGCCGAGGCGGTCGAGAACGCCGTCAAGATCGCGCGCGTCGCGACCGGCCGTGACGCGGTCGTGGTCTTCGACCACGCCTACCACGGCCGCACCAACCTCACGATGGCGATGACGGCCAAGAACATGCCCTACAAGCACGGCTTCGGGCCGTTCGCCGGCGAGGTCTACCGCGCCCCGATGTCCTACCCGTTCCGCGACGGGCTCTCCGGCGAGGAGGCCGCGGCGCGCGCGATCGACGTCATCGAGAAGCAGGTCGGCGCGACCAACGTGGCCTGCGTCGTCATCGAACCGGTCCTCGGCGAGGGCGGGTTCGTCGTCCCGGCGCCCGGGTTCCTGCCCGCGCTCGCCGCGTGGTGCCGCACGAACGACGTCGTCCTGGTCGCCGACGAGATCCAGTCCGGCTTCTGCCGCACCGGCGACTGGTTCGCGTGCGACGACGAGGGCGTCGTCCCCGACCTGGTCACCACCGCCAAGGGGATCGCGGGCGGCCTGCCGCTCGCGGGGGTCACCGGCCGCGCGGACCTGATGGACTCCGTGCACGTCGGCGGGCTCGGCGGCACCTACGGCGGCAACCCGATCGCCTGTGCCGCCGCCCTCGGCGCGATCGAGGAGATGCGCGGCCAGGACCTCCCCGGCCGGGCGCGGGCCGTCGGCGAGCTGATGCGGTCGCGACTGGAGAAGCTGCAGGCCGAGCACCCGGTGATCGGCGACCTCCGCGGCCGCGGCGCGATGATGGCGATCGAGCTGTGCCACCCCGGCACGCTCGACCCCGACCCGGTCCGCACCGCCGCGGTCTCGGCGTACTGCCACCAGCAGGGCGTCGTGACCCTCACCTGCGGCACCTGGGGCAACGTCTTCCGGTTCCTGCCGCCGCTGTCGATCTCCGACGCGCTGCTCGACGAGGCGTTCGACGTGGTGGCGGAGGCCTTCGCCGCGACCGCCTGA
- a CDS encoding sensor histidine kinase — MDEARDRPTVLPTLLPGGRTDEVDPRVAAVLEVLGGRSVAEVALQWAVEPALLHRWVRAFVDAGTAQVTNRPDPETAAQRDRFLAAFAHELRTPLTVAQGWLAVLAEGDLPPSALERTVGRLQDALDRLAARVRDVQLLATASLGRIVPARETVRVGDLVAALDGLAGVAGEGPDVEVDVDPELFGLVLRDLWQAAALRPEPRSRRLEVAHRGPWVEVRVVRDADPIDHDVLRALFEPFDLNDDGTGVTIGLYLARALVIAHGGTLGADQDDTSAVLWVRIPAPERGLAP, encoded by the coding sequence ATGGACGAAGCGCGCGACCGGCCCACGGTGCTGCCCACGCTGCTCCCCGGCGGGCGGACCGACGAGGTCGACCCCCGGGTGGCGGCGGTGCTGGAGGTGCTCGGCGGCCGCTCGGTCGCCGAGGTCGCCCTGCAGTGGGCGGTCGAGCCGGCGCTGCTGCACCGCTGGGTCCGCGCGTTCGTCGACGCGGGGACCGCCCAGGTCACCAACCGGCCGGACCCCGAGACCGCTGCCCAGCGGGACCGGTTCCTGGCCGCGTTCGCCCACGAGCTGCGCACCCCGCTCACCGTGGCGCAGGGCTGGCTGGCCGTGCTCGCCGAGGGCGACCTGCCGCCGTCCGCGCTGGAGCGCACGGTCGGCCGCCTCCAGGACGCGCTGGACCGGCTGGCGGCGCGGGTGCGCGACGTCCAGCTGCTCGCCACCGCCTCGCTCGGACGGATCGTCCCGGCGCGGGAGACCGTCCGGGTCGGCGACCTGGTGGCGGCGCTCGACGGCCTCGCGGGGGTGGCCGGCGAGGGCCCGGACGTCGAGGTGGACGTCGACCCCGAGCTCTTCGGGCTGGTGCTGCGCGACCTCTGGCAGGCGGCCGCGCTCCGGCCCGAGCCACGCTCGCGCCGGCTGGAGGTCGCCCACCGCGGTCCGTGGGTGGAGGTGCGGGTGGTGCGCGACGCCGACCCCATCGACCACGACGTCCTGCGCGCGCTCTTCGAGCCCTTCGACCTCAACGACGACGGCACCGGCGTCACGATCGGCCTCTATCTCGCCCGGGCCCTCGTGATCGCTCATGGCGGGACGCTGGGTGCCGATCAGGACGACACCAGCGCGGTGCTCTGGGTGCGGATCCCCGCACCGGAGCGCGGGCTGGCGCCCTGA
- a CDS encoding type IV toxin-antitoxin system AbiEi family antitoxin domain-containing protein yields MTIPLPDDFPFRPDEPFTRAQALEAGLSDRRLGQLTKQHVLRRPIRNVYVGAATPDSLALRCRSLGLVVPSDGFVCDLTAAWVHAGEKALPPGAHERVPPVSFFRPSGGRRLRNVLTESGERRVEPRDLVEMHGLVLTTPLRTALDGGRLQRGPDMRLWTMSCMLAQGSFTLPELCSELGRFARQRGIVLQRELVARVDAGFQSFGEAALANRWWDAALPRPHTQVEVVRDCGSSYFIDLGLPGDLFGGEYDGDEFHSTDDQRAHDRGRRDWLRHHRSWRIEVFTATNTFGYRQDAERVLRDAWDSHRRIRYL; encoded by the coding sequence ATGACGATCCCGCTCCCCGACGACTTCCCGTTCCGGCCCGACGAGCCGTTCACCCGGGCGCAAGCCCTGGAGGCCGGACTCTCGGACCGTCGACTCGGTCAGCTCACCAAGCAGCACGTCCTGCGACGCCCGATCCGCAACGTGTACGTCGGCGCCGCGACCCCCGACTCACTCGCGCTGAGGTGCCGGTCGCTCGGGCTCGTCGTCCCCAGCGACGGGTTCGTGTGCGACCTGACCGCCGCGTGGGTCCACGCGGGCGAGAAGGCGCTGCCGCCGGGCGCTCACGAGCGGGTCCCTCCCGTCTCGTTCTTCCGCCCCAGCGGCGGCAGACGCCTCCGCAACGTGCTCACCGAGAGCGGGGAGCGGAGGGTCGAGCCGCGGGACCTCGTCGAGATGCACGGTCTCGTCCTGACCACGCCGCTCCGTACGGCCCTCGACGGCGGCCGCCTGCAACGCGGACCGGACATGCGGCTGTGGACGATGTCCTGCATGCTCGCCCAGGGCTCGTTCACCCTCCCCGAGCTGTGCTCCGAGCTCGGGAGATTCGCCCGGCAGCGCGGGATCGTCCTCCAGCGCGAGCTCGTCGCTCGGGTGGACGCCGGCTTCCAGTCCTTCGGCGAGGCCGCGCTCGCCAACCGGTGGTGGGACGCCGCGCTGCCCCGCCCGCACACCCAGGTCGAGGTCGTCCGGGACTGCGGCTCGTCGTACTTCATCGACCTCGGGCTGCCCGGGGACCTCTTCGGTGGGGAGTACGACGGCGACGAGTTCCACTCGACCGACGACCAGCGTGCCCACGACCGCGGACGCCGCGACTGGCTGCGGCACCACCGGAGCTGGCGCATCGAGGTCTTCACCGCCACCAACACCTTCGGCTACCGCCAGGACGCAGAGCGGGTCCTGCGCGACGCGTGGGACTCCCACCGACGCATCCGGTACCTCTGA
- a CDS encoding gamma-aminobutyraldehyde dehydrogenase: protein MADQTFQNVVNGELVDSASGETYEVIDPTTGEVYAHAPLSRAEDLDRAYAAADAAFEGWAYATPQDRSNALLKVAAAIEERVEEINAVECRDTGKPVQVTMAEEMPYASDHFKFFAGAARLLEGRSAGEYMADHTSWVRREPIGVVGQVTPWNYPLLMMIWKIAPALAAGNTVVLKPSDTTPASSTLLAELCQEFLPPGVLNVVCGDRDTGRALVAHPTPQMVAITGSVRAGMQVAEAASHDLKKVHLELGGKAPVVVFDDADIASAAEGIAGAGLFNAGQDCTAATRVLVQAGIHDEFVAALAEAAKGMPTGMPDDEATYYGPLNNANQLAHVSGMVDRLPDHATVQTGGARQGDRGYFYEPTVLSGLRQDDEQVQTEIFGPVMTVQRFGDEVEALRWANGVEYGLSSSVWTKDHARALRMSRRLDFGAVWINTHIPFVSEMPHGGFKHSGYGKDLSMYGMEDYTRIKHVMSYIGE, encoded by the coding sequence ATGGCCGACCAGACCTTCCAGAACGTCGTCAACGGTGAGCTCGTCGACTCCGCCTCGGGGGAGACCTACGAGGTGATCGACCCGACCACGGGCGAGGTGTACGCCCACGCGCCGCTCTCCCGCGCCGAGGACCTCGACCGCGCGTACGCCGCGGCGGACGCCGCGTTCGAGGGCTGGGCGTACGCGACGCCCCAGGACCGCTCGAACGCGCTGCTCAAGGTCGCCGCCGCCATCGAGGAGCGGGTCGAGGAGATCAACGCGGTCGAGTGCCGCGACACCGGGAAGCCGGTGCAGGTCACGATGGCCGAGGAGATGCCCTACGCCTCGGACCACTTCAAGTTCTTCGCCGGCGCGGCCCGGCTGCTGGAGGGGCGGTCGGCGGGGGAGTACATGGCCGACCACACCTCCTGGGTACGCCGCGAGCCGATCGGCGTCGTCGGCCAGGTGACGCCGTGGAACTATCCGCTGCTGATGATGATCTGGAAGATCGCGCCGGCGCTCGCGGCCGGCAACACCGTGGTCCTCAAGCCCAGCGACACCACGCCCGCGAGCTCGACGCTGCTCGCGGAGCTGTGCCAGGAGTTCCTGCCCCCGGGCGTCCTCAACGTCGTGTGCGGCGACCGCGACACCGGTCGGGCGCTGGTCGCCCACCCGACGCCCCAGATGGTGGCGATCACCGGGTCGGTCCGCGCGGGCATGCAGGTGGCCGAGGCGGCGTCGCACGACCTGAAAAAGGTCCACCTCGAGCTCGGCGGCAAGGCGCCGGTCGTGGTCTTCGACGACGCCGACATCGCGAGCGCCGCCGAGGGCATCGCCGGCGCCGGGCTCTTCAACGCCGGCCAGGACTGCACCGCCGCGACCCGCGTCCTGGTCCAGGCCGGCATCCACGACGAGTTCGTCGCCGCGCTCGCGGAAGCCGCGAAGGGCATGCCGACCGGCATGCCCGACGACGAGGCCACCTACTACGGCCCCCTCAACAACGCCAACCAGCTCGCGCACGTCTCCGGCATGGTCGACCGGCTGCCCGACCACGCCACCGTGCAGACCGGTGGCGCCCGCCAGGGCGACCGCGGCTACTTCTACGAGCCCACCGTCCTCTCCGGGCTGCGCCAGGACGACGAGCAGGTGCAGACCGAGATCTTCGGCCCGGTGATGACCGTGCAGCGGTTCGGCGACGAGGTCGAGGCGCTGCGCTGGGCCAACGGCGTCGAGTACGGGCTGTCCTCCAGCGTCTGGACCAAGGACCACGCCCGGGCGCTGCGGATGTCGCGCCGCCTCGACTTCGGCGCGGTGTGGATCAACACCCACATCCCGTTCGTCTCCGAGATGCCGCACGGCGGCTTCAAGCACTCCGGGTACGGCAAGGACCTCTCGATGTACGGCATGGAGGACTACACCCGGATCAAGCACGTCATGAGCTACATCGGCGAGTGA
- a CDS encoding N-acyl-D-amino-acid deacylase family protein gives MTYDTIVRDGLLYDGSGAAPAVRHLGIRDGRVAAVSAEPLDETGCPDVVDAGGRWVLPGLVDIHTHYDVEVLDGPALTESLRHGVTTIMLGSCSLSTVHVGGVDAGDLFGRVEAIPRRHVIRAVDKHRTWRTASEYVAALESLPLGPNLAAFIGHSDMRTATMGLDRATRDDVRPSRAEQATMERMLTEALDAGFVGLSAQQLLFDKLDGDLCRSRTLPSTYASGKEMRGLRRILRRRGRVLQAGPDVGQPQTVVTQAFGSIGLFGRPLKTSLLSAADIKAIPFVIHLLRGMAAVVNRLGGDFRWQHLPVPFEVYADGIDLVIFEEFGAGASALHLQEKLARDELMRDPAYRARFRKDYESKYGPRVWHRDFFDAEIVACPDASVVGKSFGQVGQERGGAHPVDAFLDLVLEHGTDIRWRTTISNHRPEVLKKIAREPGVQMGFSDAGAHLRNMAFYNFGLRLLRHVTDAEKAGTPFMTVEHAVHRLTGELADWYGLDAGHLRVGDRADLLVVDPEHLDATLEEYAEAPVDQYDGLSRMVNRNDATVPLVMVGGRAVWRDGEATEVLGRERTGRFLRSGEQTREPLAPQARTTELAS, from the coding sequence GTGACCTATGACACCATCGTCCGCGACGGCCTGCTCTACGACGGGAGCGGCGCCGCGCCGGCGGTGCGTCACCTCGGCATCCGCGACGGCCGGGTCGCGGCGGTCTCCGCCGAGCCACTGGACGAGACCGGGTGCCCCGACGTCGTCGACGCCGGCGGCCGCTGGGTGCTCCCGGGCCTGGTCGACATCCACACGCACTACGACGTGGAGGTGCTCGACGGGCCGGCGCTCACCGAGTCCCTGCGGCACGGCGTCACCACGATCATGCTCGGGTCCTGCTCGCTCTCGACGGTCCACGTCGGCGGCGTCGACGCGGGCGACCTGTTCGGCCGGGTGGAGGCGATCCCCCGCCGGCACGTGATCCGCGCGGTCGACAAGCACCGCACCTGGCGCACCGCGAGCGAGTACGTCGCCGCGCTCGAGTCGCTGCCGCTCGGCCCCAACCTCGCGGCGTTCATCGGCCACTCCGACATGCGCACCGCGACCATGGGCCTGGACCGCGCCACCCGCGACGACGTCCGCCCGAGCCGCGCCGAGCAGGCCACGATGGAGCGGATGCTCACCGAGGCCCTCGACGCCGGCTTCGTCGGCCTCTCGGCCCAGCAGCTGCTCTTCGACAAGCTCGACGGCGACCTGTGCCGCTCGCGGACGCTGCCCTCGACGTACGCCTCGGGCAAGGAGATGCGCGGCCTGCGCCGGATCCTCCGCCGCCGCGGACGCGTGCTCCAGGCCGGCCCCGACGTCGGCCAGCCGCAAACCGTGGTCACCCAGGCGTTCGGGTCCATCGGCCTGTTCGGCCGGCCGCTCAAGACCAGCCTGCTCTCCGCCGCCGACATCAAGGCGATCCCGTTCGTGATCCACCTGCTGCGCGGGATGGCCGCCGTGGTCAACCGGCTCGGCGGCGACTTCCGCTGGCAGCACCTGCCGGTGCCGTTCGAGGTGTACGCCGACGGCATCGACCTGGTCATCTTCGAGGAGTTCGGCGCCGGCGCCTCCGCACTGCACCTGCAGGAGAAGCTCGCCCGCGACGAGCTGATGCGCGACCCGGCGTACCGCGCACGGTTCCGCAAGGACTACGAGAGCAAGTACGGCCCGCGCGTGTGGCACCGCGACTTCTTCGACGCCGAGATCGTCGCCTGCCCCGACGCCTCGGTCGTCGGCAAGTCCTTCGGCCAGGTCGGCCAGGAGCGCGGCGGGGCGCACCCCGTCGACGCCTTCCTCGACCTGGTCCTCGAGCACGGCACCGACATCCGGTGGCGCACCACGATCTCCAACCACCGCCCCGAGGTGCTCAAGAAGATCGCCCGCGAGCCCGGCGTCCAGATGGGCTTCTCCGACGCCGGCGCGCACCTGCGCAACATGGCCTTCTACAACTTCGGGCTGCGCCTGCTCCGGCACGTCACCGACGCCGAGAAGGCCGGGACGCCGTTCATGACCGTCGAGCACGCCGTGCACCGCCTGACCGGCGAGCTCGCCGACTGGTACGGCCTGGACGCGGGCCACCTCCGCGTCGGCGACCGCGCCGACCTGCTGGTGGTCGACCCCGAGCACCTCGACGCCACGCTCGAGGAGTACGCCGAGGCCCCCGTCGACCAGTACGACGGGCTCTCGCGGATGGTCAACCGCAACGACGCCACCGTGCCGCTGGTGATGGTCGGCGGCCGCGCGGTGTGGCGCGACGGGGAGGCGACCGAGGTGCTCGGCCGCGAGCGCACCGGCCGGTTCCTGCGCTCCGGGGAGCAGACCCGCGAGCCGCTCGCCCCGCAGGCCCGCACCACCGAGCTGGCCTCGTGA
- a CDS encoding saccharopine dehydrogenase family protein, whose amino-acid sequence MRVLLVGAGGVGGAFTAIAARRDFFETVVVADYDLARAERAAATDERYVAAQVDAESAENVAALCREHRITHVMNAVDPLFTMSVFAGALAAGADYLDMAMSLSRPHPEAPYERTGVKLGDEQFAVAGDWETAGRLALVGIGVEPGLSDVFARYAADHLFSEIDELGVRDGANLVVTDDDGHEVFAPSFSMWTTIEECLNPPVVWEDGAWHTTAPFSEPEVFDFPEGIGPVECVNVEHEEVLLMPRWIDCKRATFKYGLGDEFITVLKVLHALGLDRTEKVRVKGVEVSPRDVVAAVLPDPATVGPRMTGKTCAGLWVTGTGVDGAPRSTYLYHVVDNAWSMREYGHQCVVWQTAVNPVVALELLARGTWSGTGVLGPEAFDAVPFLDLLTEYGSPWAIQER is encoded by the coding sequence ATGCGGGTGCTGCTCGTCGGCGCCGGCGGGGTCGGCGGCGCGTTCACCGCGATCGCGGCCCGCCGCGACTTCTTCGAGACGGTCGTCGTGGCCGACTACGACCTGGCGCGGGCCGAGCGGGCCGCCGCCACCGACGAGCGGTACGTCGCGGCGCAGGTCGACGCCGAAAGTGCCGAGAACGTCGCCGCGCTGTGCCGCGAGCACCGGATCACCCACGTGATGAACGCCGTCGACCCGCTGTTCACGATGAGCGTCTTCGCCGGCGCCCTCGCGGCCGGCGCCGACTACCTCGACATGGCGATGTCGCTCTCCCGGCCGCACCCCGAGGCGCCGTACGAGCGGACCGGGGTGAAGCTCGGCGACGAGCAGTTCGCGGTCGCCGGGGACTGGGAGACGGCCGGGCGGCTGGCGCTCGTCGGCATCGGCGTCGAGCCGGGGCTCTCCGACGTGTTCGCGCGGTACGCCGCCGACCACCTGTTCAGCGAGATCGACGAGCTCGGCGTGCGCGACGGCGCCAACCTGGTCGTCACCGACGACGACGGCCACGAGGTCTTCGCGCCGTCGTTCTCGATGTGGACCACGATCGAGGAGTGCCTCAACCCGCCGGTGGTCTGGGAGGACGGCGCCTGGCACACCACCGCGCCGTTCTCGGAGCCGGAGGTCTTCGACTTCCCCGAGGGGATCGGCCCGGTCGAGTGCGTGAACGTCGAGCACGAGGAGGTGCTCCTGATGCCGCGCTGGATCGACTGCAAGCGCGCGACGTTCAAGTACGGCCTCGGCGACGAGTTCATCACCGTCCTCAAGGTGCTGCACGCCCTCGGCCTGGACCGCACCGAGAAGGTCCGGGTGAAGGGCGTCGAGGTCAGCCCGCGCGACGTGGTCGCGGCCGTGCTGCCCGACCCCGCCACCGTGGGGCCGCGGATGACCGGCAAGACCTGTGCGGGCCTGTGGGTCACCGGCACGGGCGTGGACGGCGCGCCGCGGTCGACGTACCTCTACCACGTGGTCGACAACGCGTGGTCGATGCGCGAGTACGGCCACCAGTGCGTGGTCTGGCAGACCGCGGTGAACCCGGTCGTCGCCCTGGAGCTGCTCGCGCGCGGCACCTGGTCCGGCACCGGCGTCCTGGGGCCGGAGGCCTTCGACGCGGTGCCGTTCCTCGACCTGCTCACCGAGTACGGCAGCCCCTGGGCCATCCAGGAGCGCTGA
- a CDS encoding nuclear transport factor 2 family protein: protein MTRSSEEAVRGLWQTLSARDYDGIADWVTDDCLYMDMPLGPALSARGPADIAKRLRVGWGGLAAYENHDGVLVADGEHVMYEHSETWTFSSGEVFTLPFATVHRVREGRVCLWKDYWDYGAIMNAAPAAWVESLGTADTSWVFDATDLV from the coding sequence GTGACCCGCTCCTCCGAGGAGGCCGTGCGGGGGTTGTGGCAGACCCTGTCGGCGCGCGACTACGACGGCATCGCCGACTGGGTCACCGACGACTGCCTCTACATGGACATGCCCCTCGGGCCCGCGCTCTCCGCACGCGGGCCGGCCGACATCGCCAAGCGGCTGCGGGTCGGCTGGGGCGGGCTCGCGGCGTACGAGAACCACGACGGCGTGCTGGTCGCCGACGGCGAGCACGTGATGTACGAGCACTCCGAGACCTGGACCTTCTCCTCCGGCGAGGTCTTCACCCTGCCCTTCGCCACCGTCCACCGGGTGCGCGAGGGCCGGGTCTGCCTCTGGAAGGACTACTGGGACTACGGCGCGATCATGAACGCCGCCCCGGCGGCCTGGGTCGAGAGCCTGGGGACCGCCGACACCAGCTGGGTCTTCGACGCCACCGACCTGGTCTGA
- a CDS encoding aspartate aminotransferase family protein, translating into MYADNDQLQQAARDHLWMHFTRHGSYQDADVPVIVRGEGAYIYDSTGKRYLDGLAGLFVSQLGHGRTDLAEAGAKQAAELAFMPLWSYAHPSAIELAAKVASYAPGDLNRVFFTSGGGEAVETAWKLAKNYFKLTGKPMKHKVISRAIAYHGTTQGALSITGLPLLKQQFEPLVPSTFRVPNTNVYRASESTGGLLDGSDPEAFGRWAADQIAVAIENEGPDTVAAVFLEPVQNAGGCFPPPPGYFQRVREICDEYDVLLVSDEVICAFGRLGHMFGAERYGYQPDMITCAKGITSGYAPLGAMIASDRLMEPFLAEGEMFAHGYTFGGHPVSTAVALRNLQVFEEEKVLENVRDNEATFRSTLERLKDLPIVGDVRGEGYFYGIELVKDKATKETFTAEECERLLFGFVSKQLYAEGLYCRADDRGDPVVQLAPPLICGPEHFDEIEQILRAVLDKASSLL; encoded by the coding sequence ATGTACGCCGACAACGACCAGCTCCAGCAGGCAGCCCGGGACCACCTCTGGATGCACTTCACCCGGCACGGCTCCTACCAGGACGCCGACGTCCCGGTGATCGTGCGCGGCGAGGGCGCCTACATCTACGACTCCACCGGCAAGCGGTACCTCGACGGGCTCGCCGGACTCTTCGTCTCCCAGCTCGGGCACGGGCGCACCGACCTGGCCGAGGCGGGCGCGAAGCAGGCGGCCGAGCTGGCGTTCATGCCGCTGTGGTCCTACGCGCACCCCTCGGCGATCGAGCTGGCGGCGAAGGTCGCGTCGTACGCCCCGGGCGACCTGAACCGCGTCTTCTTCACCAGCGGCGGCGGCGAGGCCGTCGAGACCGCGTGGAAGCTCGCGAAGAACTACTTCAAGCTCACCGGCAAGCCGATGAAGCACAAGGTGATCAGCCGGGCGATCGCCTACCACGGCACCACCCAGGGCGCGCTGTCGATCACCGGGCTGCCGCTGCTCAAGCAGCAGTTCGAGCCGCTGGTGCCCTCGACGTTCCGGGTGCCGAACACCAACGTCTACCGCGCGTCGGAGTCCACCGGCGGGCTGCTCGACGGCAGCGACCCGGAGGCGTTCGGCCGCTGGGCCGCCGACCAGATCGCGGTCGCGATCGAGAACGAGGGGCCCGACACCGTCGCCGCGGTCTTCCTCGAGCCGGTGCAGAACGCCGGCGGCTGCTTCCCGCCGCCCCCCGGCTACTTCCAGCGGGTCCGCGAGATCTGCGACGAGTACGACGTGCTGCTGGTCAGCGACGAGGTCATCTGCGCCTTCGGGCGCCTGGGCCACATGTTCGGCGCGGAGCGCTACGGCTACCAGCCCGACATGATCACCTGCGCCAAGGGGATCACCTCCGGGTACGCCCCGCTCGGCGCGATGATCGCCTCCGACCGGCTGATGGAGCCGTTCCTGGCCGAGGGCGAGATGTTCGCGCACGGCTACACCTTCGGCGGCCACCCCGTCTCCACCGCGGTGGCGCTGCGCAACCTGCAGGTCTTCGAGGAGGAGAAGGTCCTCGAGAACGTCCGCGACAACGAGGCGACGTTCCGGTCCACGCTCGAGCGGCTCAAGGATCTCCCGATCGTCGGCGACGTCCGCGGCGAGGGGTACTTCTACGGCATCGAGCTGGTCAAGGACAAGGCCACCAAGGAGACCTTCACCGCCGAGGAGTGCGAGCGCCTGCTCTTCGGCTTCGTCTCCAAGCAGCTCTACGCCGAGGGCCTCTACTGCCGCGCCGACGACCGCGGCGACCCCGTCGTCCAGCTCGCTCCCCCGCTCATCTGCGGCCCCGAGCACTTCGACGAGATCGAGCAGATCCTCCGCGCCGTCCTCGACAAGGCCTCCTCCCTCCTCTGA
- a CDS encoding DUF1059 domain-containing protein — protein MFKLACGDVMPGCSARFENPDRDLLMAEVAAHAAADHGITVITPDVADAVGQKISFAA, from the coding sequence ATGTTCAAGCTCGCCTGCGGCGACGTCATGCCGGGCTGCAGCGCCCGGTTCGAGAACCCCGACCGCGACCTGCTGATGGCCGAGGTGGCCGCCCACGCGGCCGCCGACCACGGGATCACCGTGATCACGCCGGACGTCGCCGACGCCGTCGGCCAGAAGATCTCCTTCGCCGCCTGA
- a CDS encoding 1-deoxy-D-xylulose-5-phosphate reductoisomerase, translating into MTPRDVVVLGSTGSIGTQALDLVRRNPDRFRVVGLTAGGSNPDLFRQQVEEFAPAYAGLGEEASVEAAAHPCDVVLNGITGAVGLRPTLAALDAGTTLALANKESLIMGGPLVLERAKPGQIVPVDSEHSALAQCLRGGAPEEVRRLVLTASGGPFRGRTREELAEVTPEQAMNHPTWDMGPVITINSATLVNKGLEVIEAHLLFGIPFDRIEVVVHPTSVVHSMVEFVDGSTLVQASPPTMLIPIALGLAWPERVPDAAPPVDWTRPETWEFHPLDNEAFPAVALARAAGEAGSTAPAVYNAANEVCVTAFRAGRLRFTEIVPTIRTVLDVLDVPSTRGLTVDDVVAADGWARAEATRLIGGPA; encoded by the coding sequence GTGACCCCACGCGACGTCGTCGTCCTCGGCTCCACCGGCTCGATCGGCACCCAGGCCCTCGACCTGGTCCGGCGCAACCCCGACCGGTTCCGGGTGGTCGGGCTGACCGCCGGCGGGTCGAACCCTGACCTGTTCCGGCAGCAGGTCGAGGAGTTCGCGCCGGCGTACGCCGGCCTGGGGGAGGAGGCCTCCGTCGAGGCCGCCGCCCACCCCTGCGACGTCGTCCTCAACGGCATCACCGGGGCGGTCGGCCTGCGCCCGACGCTCGCCGCGCTGGACGCCGGCACCACGCTCGCGCTCGCCAACAAGGAGTCGCTGATCATGGGCGGCCCGCTGGTGCTGGAGCGGGCGAAGCCGGGCCAGATCGTCCCCGTCGACTCCGAGCACTCCGCGCTGGCGCAGTGCCTGCGGGGCGGCGCGCCGGAGGAGGTTCGACGGCTGGTGCTCACCGCCAGTGGCGGCCCGTTCCGCGGCCGCACCCGGGAGGAGCTGGCGGAGGTGACGCCCGAGCAGGCGATGAACCACCCGACCTGGGACATGGGGCCGGTCATCACGATCAACTCCGCGACGCTGGTCAACAAGGGGCTGGAGGTGATCGAGGCGCACCTGCTCTTCGGGATCCCCTTCGACCGGATCGAGGTCGTCGTCCACCCGACGAGCGTCGTGCACTCGATGGTGGAGTTCGTCGACGGCTCGACGCTCGTCCAGGCCAGCCCCCCGACGATGCTCATCCCGATCGCGCTCGGCCTCGCGTGGCCCGAACGGGTGCCGGACGCGGCCCCGCCGGTCGACTGGACCCGCCCGGAGACCTGGGAGTTCCACCCGCTCGACAACGAGGCGTTCCCCGCGGTCGCGCTGGCGCGTGCCGCCGGCGAGGCCGGGAGCACGGCGCCGGCCGTCTACAACGCCGCGAACGAGGTGTGCGTCACAGCGTTCCGCGCCGGGCGGCTCAGGTTCACCGAGATCGTGCCGACGATCCGTACGGTGCTCGACGTTCTCGACGTACCCTCGACGAGAGGGCTCACCGTCGACGACGTCGTCGCCGCGGACGGCTGGGCCCGTGCCGAGGCGACGCGACTGATCGGAGGTCCTGCATGA